The genomic segment gaggaatcgggcggagagggaggtgggaggggggatcgggatggggaatacgtgtaaatctatggctgattcatatcaatgtatgacaaaacccactgaaatgttgtgaagtaattagcctccaactaataaaaaaaaataaaaataaaaaagtaaaaaaaataaataaataaaatgttcaagttaaaaaaaacaaaaaaaactcaaccattcagaaaactaagatcatggtatccgctcccatcacttcatggcaaatagatggggaagcaatggaaacagtgacagactttattttcttgggctccaaaaccactgcagatagtgactgcagccatgaaattaaaagatgcttgctccttggaagaaaagctacaactaacctcagttagtcagttcagtcactcagtcgtgtccgactctgcgactaacccagacagcatattaaaaagcagagacattactttgttgacaaaagtccacatagtcaaagctttggtttttccagtcatcacatATTTATGTGaaagctggaccgtaaagaatgctgagtgctgaagaattgatgcttttgaactgtggtgttggagaagactcttgagagtcccttggactgcaagatcaaaccagtcaatcctaaaggaaatcaaccatgaagaTTTaggggaaggactgatgctgaagctgaaactccaatactttggccacctgatgcttcgaagaactgactcactgcaagaccctgatgctgggaaagattgaaggcaggaggagaaggggatgacagaggatgagatggttggatggcatcactgactcgatgggcatgagtttgagcaaactccgggagatggtgatggacagggaagcctggcatactacagtccaggggtctcgaagagtcggacacaactgagtgactgaactgaactgaactgagtgcatcTAAAAGTTATGTTTGTACtacaatgtatatgtgtatactatATACATTTACTGAATATATATGTCTACACTATACCGTAGTCTATTGTGGGCAAGAGAATTAGGTCTAAAAAATgtgcataccttaatttaaaaatactttattgctaaaaaattctGATCATCGTCTGAACCTTCAGTGAATTGTGGCGGTAACATCAAAAGTCACAGATCATAAGTCCCTATAACAAATGTGATCACAGTGAAAAAGCTTagaatattgcaagaattaccaaaacatgacacagagacacaaagtaagCATATGCTGTTGGAGAAATGGCACCCACAGACTTGCTCACACAGGAtggccacaaaccttcagtctgtAAAAACTGCAacatctgtgaagcacaataaaacaaaatacagcAAAGTTAGATATGGTTGTATAAAGAATGAGCTGCGATCATGGTACACAACTCGACTCAGTAGTGACATCGTTACTGAGTTGCAAAACGTCATCCTTGAATACAGATTTTACCAAAATTGTGATATGCTTGGATGGGGAGAGCATAGACATCGTAACAGAAACCGCAATTAGAGTTGAGAGGCCAGAAGGGGGCGCTCTCACACCCTCTGACCATAGCAGAGCCCAACAGGAGGAAGACTTTTCTTCCCTGGCAAAGACTCAGGCAATGAAAAGCCACAGACCTTTTGTTTCCTAGAGTTCTCCCGACTTCCGTGCttgtgtgagtgcatgctaagttgttcagttgtgtccgactctttgtgagtctatcctctgcccatgggattctccaagcaagagtattggagtgagttgccgtttccttctccaggggatcttcccgacccagggatggaacctgcgtctcttacatctcctgcacgggcaggtgggttctttaccactagcgccacttgggaagcctcccGCAccacttcctttttctctctgtaaaaGCATTCTTTTTCCCTTGCTGGGCAGGACTTTCACTTGGTCCACCATGGTTGCAAACCCCAAATTGCAATTCTTTGCTGATCGTTAATgtttttgctggagaaataactggctgtttttgtttttgtttttaaggtcaACACGATCTTCTTTGCCTAaacatctctgtttctttctcttattttcattctgttcctTATTCTCTATACCTCCTCACTGTCTTTCTCTTTATGcctctatttctgtctctgtctggattccttttaatcTGATttaccttctttgtctcttactcTTTGTGTGTGTTCCTTAGTCTCTCCTCTGTCTGCCTGTCTCTGCATCTCTCTCTCAAGTCTCCATCAAATTGCTTCCATCTGTTTGCCTTTAATCTCCGTCCCACCCCCATTTCTGACATTCTTTGTCTCTGGGTGTCTTTGTCTTTCCCTTAAACAGGAGTACCTGATCATGAGGTCTACAACTTTCCTCCTAAACCAGTGACCTTTTCTTGATGGGATAACCCAACTACTACCCCCTCAACTCCCCCTCCCATCATAACTGTTCCCCCACAGGTTGAATTCTTTCACCTCCTTATTGCATTGGGGAACCCATCCCCTTCGCAGAGCATGTGGGAAGGATGAGAAAGCTGGATTCTTCCCCTCAAAACCACTCTTTCATGCTAGGGGACTCAGCCCCCATGATGCCATATGATGGCAGTGCCCAGGCGGAAAAGACACACCCTAACCTCTATTGCATCACATATGGGAATTCCACAGGCATCTCAGACTTCAAAGCGAAGGTCCTGCCCAGAAAAAGTAGTTCCCACTGTATGTAGGTGTCCATTTCCTTTGGGGTTAGTCAGTCGGTGACCCAGTCAGTTAGCCTGTCAGTGCTACAGGCCACGAGCTAGAGGCACTGCCAGAGGGCTCCCTGGAGGAATCAATCACTCTTTCAGGAGGTGTTTGGATCTCAGATATGGGAGATATGGTCCAGAGATATGGGAGATATGGGAGAGGTTGATTTCTTTACTAACGCTCAGACCTGGGCTGGGGTTTGCAGAGTGCAGGAGGCATCCAGAGGTACCCTATAACCTGCACCTTTGTCTTGTCCAGTTAAAGCAAAGCCTGGGAGATGCCAAGGAGATTCTGGCAAGGATGGGAGTCTCTATCTGCTGCATCAATGTAAGCAGGATGGCTAGGGTCATAACCTCAAGGGCCATGAGGGCAGGTGTGGGCACATGTGTGCCCCTTCATGAAAGCTAAAGAGGAGGTCCAGGCTTATTTCAGTGTCCCAATCCATCTTCCACTTGGTCCAGACCCACAGAAAGGGGCTCTCTGCCTTGTTCCctctgccaggcttcctgtccttcagtatcatCCCCACTCCCAGTTCTTCAACAAGAGTCCCATGGAGTCACCATCTTGGGGGGTTCTCCCCCTTACCCATTTCTCCAGTGCCAAGGGCTCAAGGGCACCCAGGAGAAACTGGTAAGGAGATGAGGGAAAGAAGCCTAGCGGTGGTGCCATTTCAGAGGATGTCCCAGACGCAGCCTGATCCCAGAGGGACCTTTTAACCATTAAAAAGAGggatttgggggacttccctgaaggtccagtggttaagattctgcccttccaaagcagggggcatgagttcgatctttgattggggaactaagattccacatgctgcacagcacagcaaaaaaaaaaaaattatttttttaattaaaaaaaaaagcacaccaaTAGAGGGGTTTTGTACTCCCATAGTGGTCAAAGATTGCCTAGGAGCTGAAGGGAGATCAGAGGATGTCCCAGGCATTTCTGGTTCTTCCTCTGGACAAAGAGACTGCAATAGTTCAAAGATGTGCCTCAGAGTAAGATGCTAGCATAAAACACTAATTGGGGTCCTAGCCATACAGAGACAATCAAAGGTATTGAAGGCACCTGGGCATGGAAGCAACAGTGTTCAACGTAACCAGTTACCCACAGCAGTGCTCCCATCACAGACGTTTTCGGTGTGAGCCCTGGAAGAGAGAGTAGCTTTGGTGGGTCAGGAGGTAGTGTCCAGACTATAACAGGCAGCCCTGCTCTAGCTGGGAAGGTCGGAAGGCTTCTGGTGGTACAAAACCATAGCAGAAGGTCCTTCTACAGTGATAAATGTCAACAACAGCCAGTGCAGAAGAGTGTCTAAACATCGTGAGGTCCTGTGTAGGAAAGCAATGCATTTACCTCgcagaagggaaagaggaagtcCAAACTCGGATCAAAGGTCTTCCATCCAGTTGGCCTCAGTACCCCAGACCCATGGGGAGGGGCTGCCTCCTTAGTTATTTCTAGCAAAGCTTGTGCAAGGCCTCCCTGAAATTAACACCACTCTTGCCCCAGGCAAGGATTCCCAACCAGTTAGCTGGGACAGTGCTTTCTCCCAGACGCCTCCGAAGGCCCTGGGCTCATTGTGGGGATGTTTGCGAGGACATTCCAACCTTACATAAATTTCAAAAGATCCATGTGGAAAGAGCTGGAGCCGGAAAACCCCTGCAGAAAGGATTCAACCGTGAAGCGAGTTTATGATGGGAGGAGATCTGACGGCCACAGCTGTCATCCCTTAAATGACTGGAGAGAGGGAGTATGCTTGGAGTGACCTTCCCTTGTTTTCACCAGCTTTCCCAATATCTATCTTTCGGTCAAATTCAGCAGGTTTCTACCCTGCCGCCCACCACCAACTTGTTGGCACAAGACCACGATCTCAGGCAGCCTGCCTCATGGTGAAGGGGCCCTCCAGTCCCCTTAGAGATTACTGGAATTTTTCAGAAAAACTTTTCCAGATGTGAAAATAATTCTGTACATACCAGGACATGGGTGAGTGTCTCCCAGGACTAGGGAGGGAGAGATGGGAGTGTGGCCGAGAGCACTTCCTTGCTTCCTTCACTGGTTCCCTCAAggaatcattcattcaacacattctATGTGTCTGTGCCAAACTACACAGATGCCATCCTCCTGACAACGATCAGTGTCTATACGTGTCAGTTACTGAGCTAGATGCTGGGATGTATTTTTGGTTGAGTTCTCCTGGAAGCAGACCCTAAGGCAGTAGTTTGAGGAGAAATAATTTACGTGGAAAGTGATCCAGGAAGCATTTTTCAGAGAATGGGCTTGTGAGGCGGCGAGTGGAAGGAAGCCATAAAGGGGGCAGGGCTGAGGAGTTTACTGCTGTGGGCACCAGGGGCGCGTCCCGctggaaaactctgggagattttaTAGAGCCTGCCTTGGAATTTCCCGCTCTGGATGAGAAAGAGGAGGTATTTATCCTCCAACTCCTATCTGTCATTGGCTAAGGGCTGCTCCCTGAAACCCCTCAGGCAGAGAATCACAGGCTTATAGTAGATGCCACTGGCATGCAATGGAGTGGAGCGTGCCCTGGGACTATGGACAGGGCAACAGAAGGGGTCGCTGAAAATTTTGGCTGAAATGAACACTTATTATAAAACTGcatgtctttttaatttaatttaatttaatttagctATCTGGCCacgcccacagcatgtgggatcttagttccccaaccaggtatcaaactcagGCCACCTGCACTGGAAGCTTGGGGTCTTAACAactggctgccagggaagtcccacagagcTACATGTCTTAATCTACTcagactgctataacaaaataccatgaaCTGCGTGAATTAAACTACAGAAATTTATCTCTCACTGTTCTGAAGTCTGTAAAGTTCAAATTCAAGGCTCTGGAATATTTCATGTCTGGTGAGTTTCCCTTTCCTGGTTTGTAGATACACTACCTTCTTGTTGTATCctgccagagagagaaagatcttTTCTCTcattcctcttcttataaagacactaatcccattattgaaggctccaccctcaggatctaatcacctcccaaaagcCCCAGTTCCTAATATTACCACACTGGGTGTTGGggcttcaacataggaattttgaGGGAACACAAAATGTTTGTGGTCTGACTGTTTTCAGACACAACACTATAGTAATAAAGGCACCATGGTATTGACAAAAGGATACACACACAGATCAGTGGACAATGCAGAAGTGAATTCACACTCAAGTAGTCAATTGAGGGTTGACAAAAGTGCAAAGGGAATTCATcagagaaagaatagtcttttcaacaaatgatgccaGAACAGTTGGACatccatatacaaaaatatgaaCCTTGAGCCATACTTCATATCATTTGCAAGAACTCACTCAAAACGGATCATAGACATAAATGCAAAAGTTAAAACTATGGAACCTATAGCAGAAAACATAAGGAGAAAACCTCTGTGACCTTAGGTCATGCAATGATTTCTCAGGTACAAAATCAAAAGCATGATGAAGAAAATACTAATGAATGCAatgtcatcaaaattaaaaacttctgctctttgGAAAATCACTCTTAAGAAAATGCCACCAAGGACTCCCAATTCAGAAAGGAAGTCTTACGTTTTAAAGAACCCTAtcgtgggacttctctggtgatggagtggttaagattctgccttccaatggaggggacgtgggttcagtccctggtgggggaactaagatcccacatacctcgggGGCAACTAAGCTCCCACACCATACCTAGAGAGAGGactgtgtgccacaattaagacccaacgcagctaagtcagtattaaaaaaagagagagagccatATATTGAGACAAATAATGCTGGGTGATTGTACGTGGGGATCTGTGTGAGAAAATaggctttcttttaaaaataattttctttatttttattgaagttatACATGTAGGTAAGACCTTCCctaatggttcagatggtaaagactctgcctgaaatgtgggagacccgggtttgatccctgggttgggaagatcccctggagaagggaatggcaacccactccagtattcttgcctggaaaatcccatggacggaggagcctggaggctacaggtcgcaaagagtcagacaggactgagtgactatcactcactcataCATGAAAATAGACTAAGAAGTCACATGCTTTTACAAAGTATGTTGTGAAGAGTATCGGTTGCTTACCATCAGCCTCCCCCAAGAGGAAACCATTTCTAGTTTATCATCTTGGCATTTGTAGCTCCATTTCTAAGTAATATTCATGTTACACCTTGACAAAATAATGCTGCATCTCGACTTTTCAGTTTTAGATCTAGTCCATTGACTTTCCATGACTGAAAAGGAGATTTCCGTCCACCTCCTTGCTCCCTACACCTCTGGCATCTAGGTTTAccctcccaccccgcctcccTCCCATCAACACTATATGCTCCTTGTGATTTGATCCTCACTATTGTTTACGTTATCATGACTATGTTAACATGTTATAGTTGAACTCTGTTGTAAACCAAACACCTTTTCCCTTCTGAcaggtcttttttattttctctgaggtGAAAAAATTGTCTGATTTTGTGTTTGCTACATTTCCTATGtactttgggctttccaggtggctcagtggtaaagaatctgcctaccaagcaggagacacaggagatgagggttcgatcctgggatcgggaagatcctctgtaggaggaaatggcaacccccttcagtaatcttgcctggaaaattccatggactgaaatgaagagcctggtgggctacagtccatggggccacaagagttgaacacaactgagcacatatgagTTGAGAGAGCATCTCTTCAACCACATCCTCTTCACCAGTTGCCCAATCTCCTCTCCATGTGTTCATCAGTGCCAGATGTTCTCTATTAATTTCAGCTTCCAGAAGATGAATTTTCTGGGACCCTCTGGCACTCAGCTCTCCCTCTGGGATCTTCTGTCACCATCTTCATGGGGACTCTCTTCGTTTCCTCTCCTAcattctattttctgtatttcatgcATTTTTCCCCCTTGGTTTCACCTTAAGAGGCTTTCTTTTGCTAATTAGGATTGTTTAAACTTCTCATCATGTAGCCAGTGTACAATAAATGTCCATTATGATCATGCAAGAGCAGTGAGGATGGCTCTGGGGTGTGAGAGGATTTTTTGAGCATATGAAATGACACACCTGTTTCTACTGGCTCTTCAACTGACTGCTAAGAAGAGCTCCATCGGTTCATCTCAGGAAACAGGGCTCCAACGTGATTGACTTTGCATCAGTCTCACTTCCATCCTGCTAAGTGGTAGTGTGTTCACCCTTCGACTTCCTTCCACCCTTTTCAACTCAAGTTCCCCCTCCGTGATCTAGTCCATTACTATTATCCCCACTTCACAACTGGGAATGCTGAAGCCCCGAAGTGGTTTTCTTGCTGCCCCGCCTCCACCTGTCATTCAGCAAAGATTCTCTGTGTGACTGGCACTGCAATATTACATGGATATAAGtcaggagagaaggagagaaaatgtCACCTGCCCTTTAGGGAAGGGAGTGACCCTGGGTAATGTGGTAACAAATGTGGCAATCCTCCAGGGCCCCCAGAGTGTGGGAAAGTCATGGCACTTTGAGAGGCCCCAGCTCGCTGACGGTTCCGGATTTCTAACAAGGTCCTTTGTAATGTCCTGTCTGGCCCTCTTTGCCCCTCCTCTACTCCTCCCCAAAGGAGGGTGATTCAGGGACCCCTAACGTGTTCCCAAGTGGCTTTCTGACACCACCCCCTCCAAGCCCTTCATTCCCCTTTCTGGGCCTCATGCTCTTGCCTAAGGGCAGGAAGGAGCCAGCAACACTCTGGATGGCGTGCTCACTGTGCTCACCTGAATTTCCTGTTTAGGAAACAGCAGCTGAGAAACTCAGGGCAGCTCTGGCGGGAGCACACCCATCGGGGCGGGTATAAAGGGTGAGGCTGACGCTGGTCACCACCGCCCCAGCTGCCCTCAAGATGAAGTCCGGCAGCCTTATCGTCTTCCTGGGGATATTTGCCTTTGGATTCCTGATGCCCTGGGCTGTGGAAGGGGCTCCCAAAAGTGAGTTGGACTCTCTCAGGCCATACCCAGGTGCCAGAGTCAGTGATGGCTCAGCATGGGAATAACCTCTTCTTTTTAGCCCAGGGGCTGGCCTTGAAGCCCTCTTTCCAATGGCTTATGGCCCTTAATTTCAAGCACGTCACTGAGGACTTCAACTCAGAGAGTTTCTGTGCATCCAGAAATAAGCCcctgtatttcttatttttctttctttatagctccttctttactgttgtttttttttttcctctgtcacATTATTTTGGTCACTATCtgttttaattttccaaattgttctctgtttctcttaatgtttatttgtttgtttgtttaaggtcACTCTCTCTTTCTATTTGCTTCTCAGTTGATCTGTTCTCTTTTGTTTAATCTCAAATGAGTGGCGTCTCTTGCTGTCACTctctttctgcctccctcccagccaGCCCTGGGCCAGGGATACCTGACCATGAACTCTGTTCAGCACTCCCTAGAGCTGACTTTTACAGACATGCAATAGCTGATTGTGAAATCTTCAAGACTTCTGTGAGGTAGTTGATGTcacattggtagcttgaaataAGGAATAGTGGGAATATTGACACCAGGGAAATTGGCAAACTCCACAAAGTCTCCCTCTTGAAAGATCTAGCGGCACCCCACCATCTATACCTCCTTTCTCATTGACTCCCTCCTGGTTGAGGGTTTGGCTGAGCTTGGTGCTGTCCCATGCCTGCCTTGAAACTGGAATCCTAATGGCTCCCTTCATTCCTTTGGGGTCAGCTACTTGGGTTAGGTTTGCTCTCCTCGCCTGGTTCCTTCTGCAGGATTGTGATCATGACTCAGTGCcagcttcttcttcctcctttgttCTTACCCTTCAGAAATAGGTAAACCTGGAGCCTGTCCTTTCATACGCCCTGCGATGTGCCTTGTATATGAACCCCCTGAATGCCAGAATGATTGGCAGTGTCCGAAGAGGCAGAAATGCTGCCAGGATGTTTGTGGCATCAAATGCATGGATCCTGTAGGCACGTCAAAGCCAGGTGAGGAAGTCCAGTCCTGGAAAGGGGGATCAGGGAGGTCTGAGCTTGAGGACATGCTTCTTGGGCAAGTGGAAGGGGCTCGTCTGAACTGGAGGATGGGATAGAGTCAGGGCTCCTCCACCCCCTGTACCAGCTCTGTTTTCTCAGGTAGACTGTAGGACAGTTGGTGAGCCCGTCAGCCAGCAGGCCAGTCAGTTCATGAATCAGTCTGTCCATCAGAAATACGTATGTCAGACACTGGTTGGGGCCCTGCTGGTGGGAGGGAGTCTCCTTTAGGATATGCACCAGCCTCAGATTGGATCCTGAAGTT from the Dama dama isolate Ldn47 chromosome 23, ASM3311817v1, whole genome shotgun sequence genome contains:
- the LOC133044484 gene encoding antileukoproteinase-like — its product is MKSGSLIVFLGIFAFGFLMPWAVEGAPKKIGKPGACPFIRPAMCLVYEPPECQNDWQCPKRQKCCQDVCGIKCMDPVGTSKPVKVTPGKCPVVIGRCQRPNPINDCQNDSHCLNGFKCCRGLCGNSCVLPVKDSSFPGQKH